A single genomic interval of Bacteroidales bacterium harbors:
- a CDS encoding gliding motility-associated C-terminal domain-containing protein: SDFKLLIFDRWGGEIFESTDILNGWDGKKDGKLCPGGVYVYRVTFRIDQASGPYADQVKVGTVMLNH, encoded by the coding sequence TTTCGGATTTCAAATTGCTGATTTTTGACAGATGGGGAGGAGAAATCTTTGAATCAACTGACATCCTGAATGGCTGGGATGGCAAAAAGGACGGAAAGCTTTGCCCTGGCGGGGTTTATGTTTACCGGGTTACGTTTAGGATTGATCAAGCTTCCGGTCCTTACGCGGATCAGGTAAAGGTAGGGACGGTGATGCTGAATCACTAA